TGGGTATGATGCACATCGCGGACCTCAAACCCGGCTCGTTCACGGGTAAGCCCGCCCGGTCCCAGAGCCGACAAGCGGCGTTTGTGGGTCAACTCGGCCAGAGGGTTGGTCTGGTCCATGAACTGGGAAAGCTGCGACGATCCGAAGAAAGTATCGATGACGGCCGAAACCGTTCTGGCATTCACAAGAAGCTGAGGCGTAATGGGATCGCTATCCTTAAGAGACAATCTTTCACGGATCGATTTGGCGACGCGCGAAAGACCGACCGAAAACAGATTCGACAGCAGTTCGCCGACGGTTCTGGCGCGACGATTGCCCAGATGATCGATATCATCCACAAAACCGATGCCGTTGCGCAGGCCGATCAGGTAGACGATAATGCTGGCGAAGTCTTTCAGGTCAAGAATCGTCTTGTCGAGAGGAATATCGAGGCTGAGCCGCTGATTAATCATGTAGCGGCCGACTTCACCCAGATCGTAGCGTTTGGTATTAAAGAACAATTTTTCCAGCAGGGCCTCGGCCATCTCCATCGTGGGCGGTTCGCCCGGACGAAGCAGCGAGTATATTTTGGCCAGCGCCTCTTCCCGCGATTTGGCCGGGTCCTTTCTGATTGTATTGATAATCACCAGGGCATCACGAGGATTTTCCTTCCGGACCATTTTCAGTTTCTTAATCTTCAGTTCTTTAAGGGCATCCAGAAGTTTGACGGTCAGGGCATCGCCGGCGCTCACGGCAACCTCGCCGGTCTCTTTATCCACGACTGACTCCGCCGCGACATATTCATCGATCTCCTCTTCCTTGATGCTCGACAAATCGAAAGCTTCAACCTTATAGAAAGCTTTGATCAGTTCTTCATCGGTGGAATATGAAATGGCGCGCAGGAGCGTGGTAACGGTCAGCTTGCGCCGGGAATCGATATGAACATGCATGACGTCATTGACGTCGATAATAAACTCAAGCCAGCTGCCGCGATATGGAATAATCCGTGCGGAATAAAGCAATTTACCGTTGGGATGCACCTGTTCGTCAAAGAAAACACCGGGTGAACGGTGCAACTGACTGACAATTACGCGTTCGGCGCCATTAATAACAAAGGTGCCCCATTGCGTAATGAGCGGCAGTTCGCCCAGATAAACATCCTGCTCAATAATTTCCTTGACTTCCTTCTGTTCTCCTTCGGTCTGGTAAGAGATTAATCGGAGAGTCGCTCTCAAGGGAGCGGCAAAGGTCATATTCCTTTCGCGGCACTCATCGACCGAATAACGGGGGGTTCCAAGAGTATAACGGACAAACTCGAGAGAATAGTTTTCATTAATATCGGAGATGGGAAAGATTTCTGTAAATATCTGCTGAAGGCCATAATTGATTCTTTTATCAGGCCGAACTTCAGTCTGAAGAAAACTATTATAAGAATCCAAAAGGACTTCCAGCAGATTCGGCATTTCGGCCGCTTCCGGAATTGTTTGATAACTAAGTCTTTCGACTGTTTTTTTGCGTGCCAAAATATCCTCCTCTTAGATTTTATAAAAACGCCCCAGCCACAGATTCGTGCAGATGCGAAATGGGATATTAGAAACGAATGTAAAAAGCCATAAACTTCGCATCGGCGATTCTGCTTTTCATTACTTCATGCCCTGACAAATTATCTAAGTAATTTGTCTCAGGGGCCAATTCAACAGCCTCTTCGCCGGACAATAAAACATTTCGGGATAATCCGAAACACCCCACGGTGTAACAGATCAACAATCTAAAAGTTCCCTGCCCGGGGAAATATCTACTTAATCTCAACCTGGGCGCCGACTTCCTGCAATTTCTCCACTGCAGCCTGAGCCTCTTCCTTGGAAATACCTTCCTTGACTTTCGAAGGGGCACTGTCGACCAGATCTTTGGCTTCTTTCAGACCGAGACTAGTAAGCTCACGGACAACCTTGATAACCTGAATCTTCTTATCTCCAGCCGCGTTAAGAACCACATCAAATTCCGTCTTTTCAACCACTTCCGCCGCACCGCCGGCTGCAGCCGGAGCCGCCGCCATCGCCGCCATCGGAGTGACACCAAACTTATCCTGGATCGCTTTCGAAAGATCAGCCAGGTCCATCGCAGATAGTGAAGCTATCTTCTCGACGATTTCGTTGATTACAGGATTGTCAGCCATTTTCTTTATCCTTTCAATTTTCTTTTCAGAACTTATTTTAATTTTTCCCGGCCATTTCTACCGAATCCAACGAGCGGGCGAGATCCCGTTGAGAAGCTTGATCCGAAAACGACCTGAAGCCCTTGTTTTACTTATCCTCTTTCTTTGGCCAGCGCATCGATGGTGGCAACCAGTTCCTGCATAACAGCATTCACTGAGCCGATCAGGGCCTGGAACGGCGATTCGACCGCACCAATCAACTGAGCCAGCAATATATCCCTCGGAGGCAGTTCGGCCAGACGGACAATATCGGAACCCTTATATAGTTCCTTGTCAAGCACGAAGGCTTTTATGACCGGCTTCTCCTTGGTTTTAAATGAATCATAGAGAATCTTGGCCGGAACTGCCGGATCATCGGTTCCGAAAGCAATCGCCGTCGGGCCCGAGAGAAATTCGACAATATTTTCGTAACCGGCATCTTTGGCCGCGATTTTCACCAATGTATTTTTTGCAACCAGGTACTTGATCGAATTCTCTCTCAAGTTTTTCCGGAGAAGGGTTATATCTTCCACATTCAATCCGGAATAATCAGTAATAAAGAAGGATTTGGCTTCCTCCATAAACTTCCTGACGTCATCGACAACTGTAACTTTTTCTGCTTTAGGCATATCGATCACCCCTATTTCTTCATATCAGCCAGGACAGCTTGATGGTCAAGTTTAATACCCACGCCCATGGTTGAGCAAATCGACAGGCCTTTCATGTAAGTTCCTTTGGCCGATGACGGTTTGGCTTTCATCAGAGCATCAACAAAAGTATTAAAGTTTTCGGCCAGCTGTTCCTGTGTAAAGGAAACCTTGCCGATCGGAACGGCGATATTGGCCTGACGGTCGACACGGTATTCGATTCGACCGGCTTTAAGTTCCTTGACGGAACGCGCCACATCGAGAGTCACGGTTCCCGATTTGGGGTTGGGCATCAGCCCGCGTGCGCCCAAAATCTTACCGAGACGGCCGACAACTTTCATCATATCCGGGGTGGCCACGGCAACATCAAAATCCGTCCAGCCTCCCTGTATTTTTTCGACCAATTCCTGCGAGCCGACGAAATCGGCGCCGGCGGCCTTGGCCTCTTCTTCCTTTTCTCCCTGGGCGAAAACGAGCACACGCACCTTGCGACCGGTTCCATGCGGAAGCGCGACGGTTCCGCGAACCATTTGATCGGCATGTTTCGGATTCACCCCCAGCCGGGCGGCAACTTCCACCGTCTCATCGAATTTGCAGAAGCTGTATTCCTTGATGATTTTTAAGGCTTCATCAAGTGGATATGTCTTGGTGCGATCGACATGTTCCCGATAGCCTTTGTACTTCTTTGATCGTTTCATAATCTCCTATTCTCCCCGTGCGCGATTTGCATCGGACAGGTGCAATCGAATAATGTTGTTAATCCACCACATCCAGCCCCATCGAACGGGCGGTTCCGGCCACCATCGCCATTGCGTTTTCGATACTGGCGGCATTAAGATCAACCATTTTCAGCTCGGCGATCTCGCGAATCTGTTTCAGGCTGACGGAGCCCACTTTATTGCGGTTGGGTTCTCCGGACCCTTTCGGGACGCTGGCTGCTTTCTTTAACAAAACCGATGCGGGCGGCGTTTTGGTCACAAATGTGAATGTCTTATCGGTGTAAACCGTAATCACCACCGGAGTGATAATGCCGCCGAGGTTTTGCGTTTTGGCATTAAACGCCTTGCAGAATTCCATGATATTCAGGCCATGCTGTCCCAGTGCCGGTCCGACCGGCGGGGCCGGGTTGGCATTACCCGCAGGAATCTGCAACTTAATTGTTGT
This window of the candidate division Zixibacteria bacterium HGW-Zixibacteria-1 genome carries:
- a CDS encoding 50S ribosomal protein L7/L12 — translated: MADNPVINEIVEKIASLSAMDLADLSKAIQDKFGVTPMAAMAAAPAAAGGAAEVVEKTEFDVVLNAAGDKKIQVIKVVRELTSLGLKEAKDLVDSAPSKVKEGISKEEAQAAVEKLQEVGAQVEIK
- a CDS encoding 50S ribosomal protein L1 produces the protein MMKRSKKYKGYREHVDRTKTYPLDEALKIIKEYSFCKFDETVEVAARLGVNPKHADQMVRGTVALPHGTGRKVRVLVFAQGEKEEEAKAAGADFVGSQELVEKIQGGWTDFDVAVATPDMMKVVGRLGKILGARGLMPNPKSGTVTLDVARSVKELKAGRIEYRVDRQANIAVPIGKVSFTQEQLAENFNTFVDALMKAKPSSAKGTYMKGLSICSTMGVGIKLDHQAVLADMKK
- the rplK gene encoding 50S ribosomal protein L11, encoding MAKKVNTTIKLQIPAGNANPAPPVGPALGQHGLNIMEFCKAFNAKTQNLGGIITPVVITVYTDKTFTFVTKTPPASVLLKKAASVPKGSGEPNRNKVGSVSLKQIREIAELKMVDLNAASIENAMAMVAGTARSMGLDVVD
- the rplJ gene encoding 50S ribosomal protein L10; this translates as MIDMPKAEKVTVVDDVRKFMEEAKSFFITDYSGLNVEDITLLRKNLRENSIKYLVAKNTLVKIAAKDAGYENIVEFLSGPTAIAFGTDDPAVPAKILYDSFKTKEKPVIKAFVLDKELYKGSDIVRLAELPPRDILLAQLIGAVESPFQALIGSVNAVMQELVATIDALAKERG